In a genomic window of Pseudomonas mohnii:
- a CDS encoding ATP-binding protein, whose protein sequence is MMRPGPGGLLRRLLLFILLFSLCFTVLASTVQLYIEYRREMRDIDSRMELIRAGYLASLERSLWDLNQEQLNVQLRGLVDFSDVARVHLKSTDFDLLHGNPDPLGPLRVERFALDYQPPSGPLRHLGELEVSTDLGAVYQRLYATGLTSLLWMGAFLCGLAIALSWLFYRLVTRHLQVMADFARRIAAGEWHEPLRLHKRRSVHKDEIDTVAHALDDMRRAILSDIDRRESDRLALQDNRDELLKMVERRTASLMRAKDEAEAANLAKSRFLATMSHELRTPLNGILGMAELLRGASLDPQDSKRLDALHKAGEGLLTILNEVLFFAKLEEGASLPEPVDFSLRQLIDEVLTLLEPKALDNDTILQCRVDQRIAEYHHGAEQFLRQVLSNLLANAIKFTECGEVSVEVALLAQPGGPGGDRLRVSVTDNGIGIAPPMQARIFERFTQASEEVAQRFGGTGLGLAICKHLVEQMGGSIGVTSEVGRGSCFWFELTLQPAAGVTAQPPITVAGPALKVLVVEDVALNREVVQGLLQRDGHQVWLAEEAEQALAQCAVQRFDLILLDVHLPGMTGVELCKRIRSVDGPNRTARIFALTASVQPALVRGYLDAGMDGVLAKPLNLDTLRKVMGGQLMTPKPLLEEGAIDWPLLQTHRNLLGEQKVQGLLAVLRDSILQHHEALREAIDADDFTEIAHLAHRLAGSADSLGFRALAGVLRSLEQAALKNDQSAIGQLAPTLHEYCKHALETLKGLLQS, encoded by the coding sequence ATGATGCGCCCGGGTCCCGGTGGCCTGTTGCGGCGTCTGCTGCTCTTCATTCTGTTGTTCAGCCTGTGTTTCACAGTGCTCGCCAGTACCGTGCAGTTGTACATCGAATACCGTCGGGAAATGCGCGACATCGACTCGCGCATGGAGCTGATCCGCGCCGGCTATCTGGCGAGCCTGGAGCGCAGCCTGTGGGATTTGAACCAGGAGCAATTGAACGTGCAGTTGCGCGGCCTGGTGGACTTCTCCGATGTCGCGCGGGTGCATTTGAAAAGCACGGACTTCGACCTGCTGCATGGCAATCCGGATCCGCTCGGGCCGTTGCGCGTCGAACGTTTTGCCCTGGACTACCAACCGCCGTCCGGCCCGTTGCGGCATTTAGGCGAACTGGAAGTCAGCACCGATCTGGGGGCGGTGTATCAGCGCCTGTATGCCACCGGGTTGACCAGCCTGTTGTGGATGGGGGCGTTCCTCTGTGGTCTTGCGATTGCGCTGTCCTGGCTGTTTTACCGTTTGGTCACCCGGCACCTGCAAGTCATGGCCGATTTCGCCCGGCGTATTGCAGCCGGCGAATGGCATGAGCCGCTGCGCCTGCACAAGCGGCGCAGTGTCCACAAAGACGAAATCGACACCGTGGCCCACGCCCTCGACGACATGCGCCGGGCCATCCTCAGCGATATCGACCGACGGGAAAGCGATCGGCTGGCCTTGCAGGACAACCGCGACGAATTGCTGAAAATGGTCGAGCGACGCACCGCCAGCCTGATGCGCGCCAAGGACGAAGCCGAAGCGGCCAACCTGGCAAAGTCACGGTTCCTGGCGACCATGAGTCATGAGTTGCGCACGCCCCTTAACGGTATCCTCGGCATGGCCGAGCTGTTGCGCGGCGCCAGCCTCGATCCGCAGGACAGCAAACGCCTGGATGCCTTGCACAAGGCGGGCGAGGGATTGCTGACCATCCTCAATGAAGTGCTGTTTTTCGCCAAACTGGAGGAGGGCGCGAGCCTGCCCGAACCGGTGGATTTCTCGCTTCGCCAATTGATCGATGAAGTGCTGACGCTGCTCGAGCCCAAGGCGCTGGATAACGACACCATCCTGCAATGTCGGGTCGATCAGCGCATCGCCGAGTACCACCACGGTGCCGAGCAATTCTTGCGACAAGTCTTGAGCAACCTGTTGGCCAACGCCATCAAGTTCACCGAGTGCGGTGAGGTCAGTGTCGAAGTGGCGTTGCTCGCGCAGCCCGGAGGGCCTGGCGGCGATCGTCTGCGGGTGAGTGTCACCGACAACGGCATCGGCATCGCACCGCCAATGCAGGCGAGGATTTTCGAGCGCTTCACCCAGGCCAGCGAAGAAGTGGCACAGCGCTTCGGCGGCACCGGGTTGGGGCTGGCGATCTGCAAACACCTGGTCGAGCAAATGGGTGGCAGCATCGGTGTCACCAGTGAAGTCGGGCGGGGCAGTTGCTTCTGGTTCGAGTTGACGTTGCAACCCGCTGCAGGCGTCACGGCGCAACCACCGATCACGGTGGCAGGGCCGGCATTGAAGGTGCTGGTGGTTGAGGACGTGGCACTCAATCGCGAAGTGGTCCAAGGGTTGCTGCAACGGGACGGCCACCAGGTGTGGCTGGCCGAAGAGGCTGAACAGGCATTGGCGCAATGCGCCGTGCAGAGGTTCGATCTGATACTGCTGGATGTGCATCTGCCGGGCATGACCGGTGTGGAATTATGCAAACGGATCCGCAGCGTCGATGGGCCGAATCGTACCGCGCGCATTTTCGCCCTGACTGCCAGTGTGCAGCCGGCGCTGGTTCGAGGGTATCTGGACGCCGGTATGGATGGCGTGCTGGCCAAGCCACTGAATCTGGACACGCTGCGCAAGGTCATGGGCGGGCAGTTGATGACACCCAAACCGCTGCTGGAAGAGGGCGCCATAGACTGGCCACTGCTGCAAACACACCGCAACTTGCTCGGCGAGCAGAAAGTGCAGGGGCTGCTGGCGGTGTTGCGCGACTCGATCCTGCAACACCATGAGGCGCTGCGCGAAGCGATTGACGCCGACGACTTCACTGAAATCGCACATCTGGCCCACCGTTTGGCGGGAAGCGCCGACTCTTTGGGTTTTCGTGCCTTGGCTGGCGTTCTGAGATCACTGGAACAAGCGGCCCTGAAAAATGATCAGTCGGCTATCGGTCAGTTGGCGCCAACCCTTCATGAGTACTGCAAACACGCGCTGGAGACGCTGAAAGGCTTGTTGCAGAGCTGA
- a CDS encoding substrate-binding periplasmic protein, whose translation MGRPLWLLLALMAGNALAGEKVRYCDYPVYPPISWSDGKQVRGLAPSVVKKLFGELGYDVETVVLGNWKRCLLDAAEGRVDVVLAYSTAQREQSMLFSSVPVLREEVALFINRQHPVQFERLEDLAHYRGGLLFGESYGVEFDRMVAQNNNIEWVSDSRQNFGKLIRGRIDFITQERRTGQLYIESLAGAQDIVALPKALSVDYLRVAVSRRSPLASQMPQINAQLQRMVDAGDIERLLNESEVTYRDMINLPVNEQ comes from the coding sequence GTGGGGCGACCGCTCTGGTTGCTGTTGGCGCTGATGGCGGGCAATGCCCTAGCCGGGGAAAAAGTCCGCTACTGCGATTATCCGGTGTACCCGCCGATTTCCTGGAGCGACGGCAAGCAGGTCCGTGGCCTGGCGCCGAGTGTGGTGAAAAAGCTGTTCGGTGAGTTGGGCTACGACGTCGAAACCGTGGTGCTGGGCAACTGGAAACGCTGCCTGCTCGATGCCGCCGAAGGCCGGGTCGACGTGGTGCTGGCCTACAGCACCGCGCAACGGGAACAAAGCATGCTGTTTTCCTCGGTGCCGGTGCTGCGAGAAGAGGTCGCGTTGTTCATCAATCGCCAACACCCGGTGCAATTCGAACGCCTGGAAGACCTGGCCCATTACCGTGGCGGCTTGCTGTTCGGTGAAAGTTACGGCGTGGAATTTGATCGCATGGTCGCGCAAAACAACAACATCGAATGGGTGTCCGACAGCCGCCAGAACTTCGGCAAGCTGATTCGCGGGCGCATCGATTTCATCACCCAGGAACGCCGTACCGGCCAGCTCTATATCGAAAGCCTGGCGGGCGCCCAGGACATCGTCGCATTGCCCAAGGCGTTGAGCGTCGACTACCTGCGGGTCGCGGTTTCCCGTCGCTCGCCGCTGGCCAGTCAGATGCCGCAGATCAATGCGCAACTGCAGCGCATGGTCGATGCCGGTGACATCGAGCGCTTGCTCAATGAAAGCGAAGTCACCTACCGCGACATGATCAACCTGCCGGTGAACGAACAATGA
- a CDS encoding response regulator yields MTPRVLIVDDDPLIRELLHAYLSQEGYEVHCAATAELAETFLASQAVDLVMLDIRLPGKDGLTLTRELRVRSEVGIILITGRNDEIDRIVGLECGADDYVIKPLNPRELVSRAKNLIRRVRHAQTPQPVAAVAKPVKQFADWSLDTDRRRLIDPSGSETLLTHGEYQLLSVFLRNSGHTLSRDQLMDQIRNREWVPNDRSIDVLVGRLRRKLHDDPAEPQLIITIHGAGYLFTASLAA; encoded by the coding sequence ATGACGCCACGGGTACTGATCGTCGATGACGATCCGCTGATTCGCGAACTGTTGCACGCCTACCTGTCCCAGGAGGGTTACGAGGTTCATTGCGCCGCCACGGCGGAACTGGCTGAAACCTTTCTGGCCAGCCAGGCCGTGGACCTGGTCATGCTCGATATCCGCTTGCCCGGCAAGGACGGCCTGACCCTGACCCGTGAGCTGCGGGTGCGTTCGGAGGTCGGGATCATCCTGATCACCGGGCGCAATGACGAAATCGACCGCATCGTCGGCCTGGAATGCGGTGCCGATGACTACGTGATCAAACCTCTCAACCCACGGGAACTGGTGTCCCGGGCGAAAAACCTGATCCGCCGGGTTCGTCATGCGCAAACGCCTCAGCCTGTGGCGGCGGTCGCCAAACCGGTCAAACAGTTTGCCGACTGGTCGCTGGACACCGACCGCCGGCGCCTGATCGATCCCTCCGGTAGCGAAACCCTGCTGACCCACGGCGAGTACCAACTGCTCAGCGTGTTCCTGCGCAACAGCGGCCACACCCTGAGCCGCGACCAATTGATGGACCAGATCCGCAACCGCGAATGGGTGCCCAACGACCGCTCCATCGATGTGCTGGTCGGCCGATTGCGCCGCAAACTGCACGACGATCCGGCCGAGCCGCAGTTGATCATCACCATCCACGGCGCCGGTTACCTGTTCACTGCCAGCCTGGCGGCGTGA
- a CDS encoding TetR family transcriptional regulator C-terminal domain-containing protein, whose product MNQEARFSRMEPELRKANLIEATLVCLKRHGFQGASIRKISAEAGVSVGLISHHYSGKDELVAEAYMAITGRVMTLLRDAMEQAAPNARERLSAFFRGSFSAELLDPQLIDAWLAFWGAVKTAEAINQAHDHSYGEYRAILRKVLMELAQEEGWENFDGDLAAISLSALLDGLWLESGLNPGTFTPEQGIQICEAWVDGLQAGGRQRFCIKTSCV is encoded by the coding sequence ATGAATCAGGAAGCCCGTTTTTCCCGCATGGAACCGGAGTTACGCAAGGCCAATCTGATCGAGGCGACGCTGGTGTGCCTCAAGCGCCACGGTTTCCAGGGGGCGTCGATCCGCAAGATTTCCGCCGAGGCCGGCGTCTCGGTGGGGCTGATCAGTCATCATTACTCCGGCAAGGACGAACTGGTGGCCGAGGCCTACATGGCGATCACCGGGCGCGTCATGACCCTGCTGCGCGATGCCATGGAACAGGCTGCTCCGAACGCCCGCGAACGCTTGTCGGCGTTTTTTCGCGGCTCGTTTTCCGCCGAATTGCTCGACCCGCAACTCATTGATGCCTGGCTGGCATTCTGGGGTGCGGTGAAAACCGCCGAGGCGATCAACCAGGCCCACGACCATTCCTACGGCGAGTATCGCGCCATCCTGCGCAAGGTACTGATGGAGCTGGCACAGGAGGAGGGTTGGGAAAACTTCGATGGCGATCTCGCCGCGATCAGCCTCAGCGCCTTGCTCGACGGGCTGTGGCTGGAGTCCGGACTCAACCCCGGCACTTTTACCCCGGAGCAGGGCATCCAGATTTGCGAGGCCTGGGTCGATGGTTTGCAGGCCGGCGGTCGCCAACGGTTCTGTATCAAGACAAGTTGCGTGTAG
- a CDS encoding class II aldolase/adducin family protein, protein MNEIATHLTAAPARSATEQRLREELAACYRLIAHYRMTDLIFTHISVRIPGPEHHFLINPYGLMFDEITASNLVKIDLDGHAVEPSPFPVNPAGFVIHSAIHGAREDAQCVLHTHTKSGCAVAALKCGLLPVNQISMEFYGRVAYHDYEGVALDMSEQQRLVQDLGDKPVLMLRNHGLLTVGETVGQAFLRMYYLEKACEIQLAAQAAGELVLPPAEVCEHTERQFNDPGRPLDEGELSDPDAMQLAWAALLRLLERVAPGYRD, encoded by the coding sequence ATGAACGAAATCGCGACTCACCTGACTGCCGCGCCTGCGCGCAGCGCTACCGAACAGCGCCTGCGTGAAGAGTTGGCCGCCTGTTATCGCCTGATTGCGCATTACCGCATGACCGATCTGATTTTCACCCACATTTCGGTGCGTATTCCCGGCCCGGAACATCATTTTCTGATCAATCCCTATGGGTTGATGTTCGATGAGATCACGGCTTCCAATCTGGTGAAAATCGACCTCGATGGCCATGCCGTCGAGCCGTCGCCATTCCCGGTGAACCCGGCCGGTTTCGTGATTCACAGCGCGATTCATGGCGCCCGTGAAGATGCCCAATGTGTGCTGCATACCCACACCAAGTCCGGCTGCGCGGTGGCCGCGTTGAAGTGCGGCCTGTTGCCGGTGAATCAGATTTCCATGGAGTTCTACGGTCGGGTCGCTTACCACGACTACGAAGGCGTGGCGCTGGACATGAGCGAGCAGCAACGGCTGGTGCAGGACCTGGGCGACAAGCCTGTGCTGATGCTGCGCAACCATGGCTTGTTGACCGTTGGCGAAACCGTGGGGCAAGCGTTTTTGCGCATGTACTACCTGGAAAAAGCCTGCGAAATCCAACTGGCCGCGCAGGCGGCGGGTGAGTTGGTGCTGCCACCGGCCGAGGTCTGTGAACACACCGAGCGCCAGTTCAACGACCCTGGCCGACCGCTGGATGAAGGTGAGTTGAGCGACCCGGATGCCATGCAATTGGCCTGGGCGGCGTTGTTGCGCTTGCTGGAGCGAGTGGCACCGGGGTATCGGGATTGA
- a CDS encoding ABC transporter substrate-binding protein, whose product MKSQTLKHGFYPLVLSMAMGLGSAQAASEMVVVGYGGAGQKAQDVAFFQPFSVVDQSKVIQSEYNGEMAKIKVMVDTGNVDWDVVQIEGPDLMRGCEEGMYERLDWTRLGHADQLIPEAAQECGSAALVWSVAIAYDTDKLAQAPTSWADFWDVQKIPGKRGLRKRAVYNLEFALLADGVKVEDVYKVLNTPQGVDRAFAKLNQLKPYIQWWEAGAQPPQWLTAGDVVMTSTYSGRIAAAAQTGSHLGLVWPGSLYGMDYWAIIKGSKHVDQAKRFIAFANQPDAQVNYVKQIPYGPTNTEAAARLDDKLAQWVPTAPQNLKGALSMDVGFWVDHGEELEERFNAWASK is encoded by the coding sequence ATGAAATCGCAAACGCTCAAGCACGGTTTTTATCCCTTGGTGTTGTCCATGGCCATGGGCCTGGGCAGCGCTCAGGCGGCATCGGAGATGGTGGTGGTCGGTTACGGCGGCGCCGGACAAAAAGCCCAGGATGTGGCGTTCTTCCAACCGTTCAGCGTGGTGGATCAAAGCAAGGTGATCCAGAGCGAATACAACGGTGAAATGGCCAAAATCAAAGTCATGGTCGACACCGGCAACGTCGATTGGGACGTGGTGCAGATCGAAGGTCCGGACCTGATGCGAGGCTGCGAAGAGGGCATGTATGAGCGCCTCGACTGGACCCGCCTGGGCCATGCCGATCAATTGATCCCCGAAGCTGCGCAGGAGTGCGGTTCGGCCGCTCTGGTGTGGAGCGTGGCGATTGCCTACGACACCGATAAACTGGCCCAGGCCCCCACCTCATGGGCGGACTTCTGGGACGTGCAGAAAATCCCCGGCAAACGCGGCTTGCGCAAACGCGCGGTGTACAACCTGGAGTTCGCCTTGCTGGCCGACGGGGTGAAAGTCGAGGACGTCTACAAAGTGCTAAATACCCCGCAAGGCGTGGACCGGGCATTCGCCAAACTGAACCAGCTCAAACCCTACATCCAATGGTGGGAGGCCGGCGCCCAACCACCGCAATGGCTGACGGCCGGCGATGTGGTGATGACCTCGACCTACAGCGGACGCATCGCTGCCGCCGCGCAAACCGGTAGTCATCTGGGGTTGGTGTGGCCTGGCAGTCTGTACGGCATGGACTACTGGGCAATCATCAAGGGTTCGAAACACGTCGATCAGGCCAAGCGCTTTATCGCCTTCGCCAACCAGCCGGATGCCCAGGTCAATTACGTGAAACAGATTCCCTATGGCCCGACCAATACCGAGGCCGCCGCTCGCCTGGACGACAAACTGGCGCAATGGGTACCGACCGCGCCACAGAACCTCAAAGGCGCGTTGTCGATGGACGTCGGTTTCTGGGTTGACCATGGCGAAGAGTTGGAAGAACGTTTCAACGCCTGGGCCAGTAAATAA